One Chryseobacterium indoltheticum DNA segment encodes these proteins:
- a CDS encoding DUF1573 domain-containing protein: MKNLKITALLAVLAFSPFYANVFPVTPASIVKKVAEAAKWKSETIDVGKIPQGKPKLIRFEFTNTSSQPIMIDKVAPSCGCTTADYTKTKILPGKTGFVEASYNAAAEGAFSKSITVTMSDNQNPKVLSFKGTVVK, translated from the coding sequence ATGAAAAATTTAAAAATTACAGCGCTTCTTGCTGTTTTGGCATTCTCTCCGTTTTATGCAAACGTATTTCCGGTAACTCCGGCTTCAATTGTTAAAAAAGTAGCAGAAGCTGCAAAATGGAAATCAGAAACTATCGATGTGGGAAAAATTCCTCAGGGAAAACCGAAATTGATCAGATTTGAGTTTACAAACACTTCGTCACAGCCAATTATGATCGATAAAGTTGCACCATCATGCGGATGTACGACAGCTGATTATACAAAAACTAAAATTTTACCTGGAAAGACAGGATTTGTTGAAGCAAGTTACAATGCTGCTGCTGAAGGTGCGTTTTCAAAATCAATTACGGTTACGATGAGTGACAACCAAAACCCGAAAGTACT